The Pusillibacter faecalis genome has a window encoding:
- a CDS encoding zinc metallopeptidase, with protein sequence MPYSYYGYGDFLANNIYVILLIPVLLLSVWAQAQVSGSFRRYSRVANRRHLTGAQAAEAVLRSHGIYDVPVRSCRGNLTDHYDPRDNTIYLSENVYAASTVAAVGVACHEAGHAVQYAVGYGPIKVRSAIIPVTQFGSRFSFVLLLIGLLLYSQPLFLVGILLFSLTTVFQLVTLPVEFNASHRALETIEGQGLLDGEELDGAKKVLRAAAMTYVAALLMSALQLLRYVLIFLGRDRRGGRD encoded by the coding sequence ATGCCTTATTCTTATTACGGATATGGAGATTTTCTGGCCAACAATATCTATGTGATTCTGCTGATCCCGGTGCTTCTGCTCTCCGTTTGGGCGCAGGCCCAGGTCAGCGGAAGCTTCCGGCGATACAGCCGCGTTGCCAACCGCCGTCATCTGACAGGCGCACAAGCGGCCGAGGCGGTTCTGCGCTCACATGGTATCTATGATGTGCCTGTGCGGTCCTGCCGGGGAAATCTGACCGATCACTATGATCCCAGAGATAACACCATTTACCTCTCAGAAAATGTCTACGCCGCGTCAACTGTGGCTGCCGTGGGGGTGGCTTGTCATGAGGCGGGGCATGCGGTACAATATGCCGTGGGCTATGGGCCGATCAAGGTGCGCAGTGCCATCATTCCGGTCACACAGTTCGGGTCCAGATTTTCCTTTGTGCTGCTGCTGATTGGGTTGCTCTTGTACAGCCAGCCATTGTTTTTGGTTGGAATTCTCCTGTTTTCCCTGACTACGGTTTTTCAATTGGTGACGTTGCCTGTGGAGTTCAACGCATCTCATCGGGCATTGGAGACGATTGAAGGACAGGGACTGCTGGACGGTGAGGAGCTGGATGGGGCTAAAAAGGTTCTGAGGGCGGCGGCAATGACCTATGTGGCAGCATTGCTGATGTCTGCGTTGCAGCTTTTGCGATATGTGTTGATTTTCTTGGGACGAGACCGTCGTGGGGGGCGGGACTGA
- the rpoZ gene encoding DNA-directed RNA polymerase subunit omega, with amino-acid sequence MMLYPAMNKLTSVVPNRYMLVNVVARRARQIADEAEESGERLSEKPVTIAINEVAEGRLGSVYTGGEDA; translated from the coding sequence ATGATGCTTTATCCCGCAATGAATAAATTAACGAGTGTTGTACCAAACCGGTACATGCTGGTGAATGTAGTGGCCCGGAGGGCCCGCCAGATTGCAGACGAAGCAGAGGAGAGCGGTGAGCGCCTGTCAGAAAAGCCAGTGACCATTGCGATCAATGAGGTGGCGGAGGGGCGATTAGGCTCTGTCTATACAGGCGGCGAAGACGCATAA
- a CDS encoding DUF370 domain-containing protein, protein MKLINIGFGNLVSQERVVAIVSPDSAPIKRMVQESRERGMLIDATYGRKTASILVMDSDHVILSALAPEKFGMNEDKGEAHT, encoded by the coding sequence ATGAAGCTGATTAACATCGGATTTGGAAACCTGGTATCCCAGGAGAGAGTGGTGGCCATCGTCAGTCCAGACTCCGCACCGATCAAGCGTATGGTACAGGAGAGCCGGGAGCGCGGCATGCTGATCGACGCCACATATGGCCGTAAGACCGCATCCATCCTGGTGATGGACAGCGACCACGTGATACTATCAGCCCTTGCGCCGGAGAAATTTGGCATGAACGAGGACAAAGGGGAAGCGCACACATGA
- a CDS encoding YicC/YloC family endoribonuclease: MIKSMTGYGRARELLNKRDITVEVRSVNNRYLDCTVKLPRMYAFAEDAVKQRVQQAVSRGKVDVFITVDASAADVAQVTVNRELAAQYAAAMGELAELCGPIAWKLTPEVLARFPDVLTVTKADEDLESVSADICAVLDEALAAYHTMRAVEGKRLAEDIAGRLDHIEAYTGQVEARSPETVAEYRAKLTARMQEVLQSTTIDDQRILAEAAIYADKVAVDEETVRLRSHVAQLRGMLESDEPMGRKMDFLIQEVNRESNTIGSKCGDVSIAQVVVNLKAEVEKMREQVQNVE; encoded by the coding sequence ATGATTAAGAGTATGACAGGCTATGGGCGGGCTCGTGAGCTTTTAAACAAACGGGATATTACTGTGGAGGTTCGGTCCGTCAATAATCGCTATTTGGATTGTACTGTGAAACTGCCGCGCATGTATGCTTTCGCGGAGGATGCTGTGAAACAGCGTGTTCAGCAGGCCGTTTCCCGGGGGAAGGTGGATGTGTTCATTACAGTGGATGCCTCCGCTGCGGATGTTGCGCAGGTGACAGTAAACCGGGAATTGGCAGCGCAGTATGCCGCTGCCATGGGGGAACTTGCGGAGCTCTGCGGGCCTATAGCATGGAAGCTGACGCCGGAGGTGTTGGCGAGATTTCCGGATGTATTGACTGTTACCAAAGCGGACGAGGATTTGGAGAGCGTCAGCGCGGATATCTGTGCGGTGCTGGATGAGGCGCTTGCGGCGTATCATACCATGCGGGCTGTGGAGGGGAAACGGTTAGCAGAGGATATTGCCGGGCGGCTGGATCATATTGAAGCGTATACCGGTCAGGTGGAGGCACGTTCTCCGGAGACGGTAGCGGAGTATCGCGCCAAGCTGACCGCCCGGATGCAGGAGGTGCTACAGAGCACCACGATTGACGATCAGCGTATCCTGGCTGAGGCCGCGATTTACGCCGATAAGGTGGCCGTGGACGAAGAGACTGTTCGGCTGCGCAGCCATGTGGCTCAGCTCCGGGGCATGCTGGAATCGGATGAACCGATGGGACGCAAAATGGACTTCTTAATCCAGGAGGTCAACCGAGAATCCAATACCATTGGCTCTAAATGCGGTGACGTGTCCATTGCCCAAGTTGTGGTGAACCTGAAGGCGGAAGTGGAGAAGATGCGCGAGCAGGTGCAGAATGTGGAGTGA
- the fmt gene encoding methionyl-tRNA formyltransferase, giving the protein MRILFMGTPEFAVASLRRLVEDGHEICGVFTQPDKPKNRGHKLMQPPVKEYALTKGLAVYQPLQVRDADTLELVQSLSPDLIVVAAYGKVLPEEILDTPQYGSINVHSSLLPKYRGAAPINWAILNGETETGVSIMYMAKELDAGDIILQKTTAIRETENAQELTERLAELGAQALSQAVTELTEGKAVRTPQAAEKATYAAMLSREMSTIDWNRSAHEISCQVRGLIPWPCASTDVIHGEMMKLYAVLEAGEATDAAPGEIVAAGKQGIEIACGDGKRLRILELQAQGGKRMSAAAYLLGHPIQC; this is encoded by the coding sequence ATGCGGATTCTATTTATGGGAACACCGGAGTTCGCGGTGGCTTCTTTGCGGCGGCTGGTAGAGGACGGGCATGAGATCTGCGGCGTTTTCACTCAGCCGGACAAGCCTAAAAACCGGGGACACAAACTGATGCAGCCGCCTGTTAAGGAATATGCCTTAACAAAAGGTTTAGCGGTTTATCAGCCGCTTCAGGTGCGGGACGCGGACACATTAGAGCTGGTTCAATCTCTTTCTCCGGATTTGATTGTCGTGGCAGCCTATGGCAAGGTTCTTCCTGAGGAAATTTTGGACACGCCGCAATATGGCTCCATCAATGTCCATTCCTCCCTTTTGCCTAAGTACCGGGGCGCGGCACCCATTAACTGGGCGATCTTAAACGGCGAGACGGAGACCGGGGTTTCCATCATGTATATGGCAAAGGAACTGGATGCCGGTGATATCATTTTGCAAAAGACTACCGCCATTAGAGAGACCGAGAATGCCCAGGAGCTGACAGAGCGTCTAGCAGAGCTTGGCGCGCAGGCTCTTTCGCAGGCAGTCACGGAGCTGACAGAAGGCAAGGCTGTTCGTACACCGCAGGCGGCAGAGAAGGCGACTTACGCGGCAATGCTCTCCAGGGAAATGTCCACGATTGACTGGAACCGCTCTGCTCATGAGATCAGCTGCCAGGTGCGGGGGCTGATCCCCTGGCCCTGTGCCAGCACCGATGTGATTCATGGAGAGATGATGAAGCTCTATGCTGTCTTAGAAGCCGGAGAAGCTACAGATGCTGCTCCCGGAGAGATTGTAGCGGCTGGTAAGCAGGGGATTGAGATTGCCTGCGGAGATGGCAAGCGCCTGCGCATCCTAGAGCTGCAGGCCCAGGGTGGTAAGCGGATGAGTGCCGCGGCATACCTTTTGGGCCACCCAATTCAATGCTGA
- the gmk gene encoding guanylate kinase, whose amino-acid sequence MRKGKTFIISGPSGVGKSTVLKALLERRKNVYFSVSATTREPRPGELDGIHYHFMDVDSFRKWISMEQFLEYAEYVGNFYGTPKRYVDEAMAQGRDVILDIEIQGAIQVTSKRPDTVRIFIAPPSWRELERRLTERGTDSQEKIQKRLLRAKVEFQTAHTYDYFVINDTVENAVRELDAIMTAEHCKPKDRMEIINGN is encoded by the coding sequence ATGAGAAAGGGAAAAACATTCATCATCTCCGGCCCCTCTGGAGTGGGAAAGAGCACGGTTCTCAAGGCTCTGTTGGAGCGGCGGAAGAACGTCTATTTTTCTGTATCCGCCACTACGCGCGAGCCACGCCCGGGAGAGCTGGATGGGATTCACTACCATTTCATGGACGTGGACTCCTTCCGCAAATGGATTTCCATGGAGCAGTTCCTGGAGTACGCAGAGTATGTAGGCAACTTTTATGGCACGCCTAAGCGGTATGTGGACGAGGCTATGGCTCAAGGCAGAGATGTGATTTTAGATATTGAGATTCAAGGTGCCATCCAAGTAACCAGCAAGCGGCCGGATACAGTGAGAATCTTCATCGCGCCGCCCAGCTGGAGAGAGCTGGAGCGACGTTTGACAGAGCGGGGCACTGACAGCCAGGAGAAGATCCAAAAGCGCCTGCTGCGGGCCAAGGTGGAATTCCAGACGGCCCATACCTATGATTATTTTGTGATCAACGATACGGTGGAAAATGCTGTGCGGGAGTTAGACGCCATTATGACCGCAGAACACTGCAAACCTAAGGATCGCATGGAAATCATCAACGGAAACTAG
- the rsmB gene encoding 16S rRNA (cytosine(967)-C(5))-methyltransferase RsmB encodes MSRETALRVLIACRTNGAWADAALQAQIKRAALSRRDAALCSRLVYGVLQNQLLLDFYIGTYCSQRPDHLQPPLQDILRLGAYQILYLEKVPDSAAVNSSVELAKHMKRGQAAGLVNAVLRKLSQNKDRLPAIPDQDEAKYLSIRYSHPKWLVKRLLPILGRTETEVFLACGNTQPPITAQINTCRTTAERTAEALAVEGVRAEAHPWMPACLLLSGTGDLEHVEAFQSGSFYIQDPAARLSVMASGIKPGERMLDVCAAPGGKSFAAAIQMGDRGTVLACDIHQNKLKRIHDGAARLGLQSIETTAVDGRIFRAEWEGRFDLVLVDAPCSGLGIIRKKPDIRYKKLDSLFAMPVIQRAILDNAARYVRPGGTLLYSTCTILPEENEEVSDGFLSEHPEFLMTPFTLPEPIGTCNGRMTLWPHRHQTDGFYICRMTRRP; translated from the coding sequence ATGAGCAGAGAGACTGCTTTGCGGGTTCTCATCGCCTGTCGGACCAACGGCGCCTGGGCGGACGCAGCGTTACAGGCGCAGATCAAAAGAGCGGCGCTGAGCCGGAGAGATGCGGCGCTATGCAGCCGTTTGGTCTACGGGGTTTTGCAGAATCAGCTTTTGCTGGACTTTTATATCGGCACATACTGTTCCCAAAGGCCGGACCATCTACAGCCGCCTCTGCAGGACATCCTGCGGCTGGGGGCCTATCAGATCTTGTACCTGGAAAAGGTACCGGACAGCGCCGCTGTCAATAGCTCTGTGGAGCTGGCCAAGCATATGAAGCGGGGACAGGCTGCGGGACTTGTGAATGCAGTGCTGCGGAAGCTCTCACAAAATAAGGACCGTCTTCCCGCTATCCCGGATCAGGACGAGGCTAAGTATCTCTCCATCCGATACAGCCATCCCAAGTGGCTGGTAAAGCGGCTGCTGCCCATTCTGGGGCGGACAGAGACGGAGGTGTTTCTTGCCTGCGGCAATACACAGCCTCCGATTACCGCACAGATCAACACCTGCCGTACCACGGCGGAGCGTACTGCAGAGGCTTTAGCCGTGGAAGGCGTGAGAGCGGAGGCGCACCCCTGGATGCCGGCATGCCTGCTGCTCTCCGGAACCGGAGACCTGGAGCACGTGGAGGCTTTTCAAAGCGGAAGCTTTTATATTCAGGACCCGGCTGCAAGGCTTTCTGTTATGGCCTCCGGAATCAAGCCGGGAGAACGGATGCTGGATGTATGCGCCGCGCCGGGCGGTAAGTCCTTTGCTGCTGCCATTCAAATGGGGGATCGAGGGACGGTGCTTGCCTGCGACATCCATCAAAATAAGCTGAAGCGCATTCATGACGGCGCAGCGCGGCTGGGGCTTCAATCCATTGAGACCACAGCGGTTGATGGAAGAATCTTCCGTGCGGAGTGGGAAGGGCGGTTTGATCTGGTGCTGGTGGATGCGCCCTGCTCGGGCCTTGGCATCATTCGGAAAAAGCCGGATATCCGGTATAAGAAGCTGGACAGTCTTTTCGCCATGCCGGTGATCCAGCGGGCCATTTTAGACAACGCCGCCCGTTATGTGCGTCCGGGAGGGACGTTGCTCTATTCCACTTGTACTATTCTGCCAGAGGAGAATGAAGAGGTGAGCGATGGATTTTTGTCGGAGCACCCGGAATTTCTGATGACACCTTTCACACTGCCGGAGCCAATCGGAACGTGCAACGGCCGCATGACGTTGTGGCCGCATCGCCACCAGACCGATGGCTTTTACATCTGCCGC
- the priA gene encoding replication restart helicase PriA yields the protein METAVIVKVAVSAAPYSIDKPYDYWVPEPFSDSALLGVRVTVPFGRGNRTSEGIILARAIGIKRKTLKPISSLLDREPVLDQDGIALAIWMRQRYFCTLFEAVKTILPAGLWYRLREVWRLKNPELDRLSADRMSSSIPRAFPILDILYAAGGSADAETLRAACGEQTDAVLRALQKAEVVVCETAAKRKIGDKSRRMAELSMSAEEALALVEPRRRSAPQRYEVVRLLAAAGRTSAADICYFTGASMRTLRGLEKAGILTFSEEELLRLPIQRQVGPAPPIVLNPEQQAAFDTLTALLSSGQPEAALLHGVTGSGKTLVYLRLVQEVLRKGRTAIVLVPEIVLTPQMMRKFSAYLGETVAMLHSSLRMGERYDQWKRIRRGEIRVVLGTRSAIFAPLKNLGVVILDEEQESSYQSENPPRYHAREIAKFLCARNQALLVLGSATPAVETAYGAESGAYREVLLRQRYNARSLPRVTVADLRQDIRNGRAGMIGEILQAELIENLERGEQSILLLNRRGSSRMLLCGECGHVPECPRCSVPLTYHSANGRLMCHYCGHSERAPESCPACGGRMKQIGAGTQKVEEELHELLPGVGVLRMDADTVSNGHEMILNRFEQEHVPILLGTQMVAKGLDFEDVTLVGVLSADISLYMDHYRAAERTFNLLTQVVGRAGRGSRPGRAVIQTYTPDNEVIQSAARQDYKSFYQSELRMRRMRRYPPFADLFTFTVSGPEEGNVLRAAIGVREALRQICRLPELAADEPEVLGPAPAPVLKVNNRYRYRILLIGRNNRQTREQVSWLLKRFAGDRANRGTNLFVDCNPLE from the coding sequence ATGGAGACCGCAGTGATTGTGAAAGTTGCGGTCAGCGCCGCGCCCTATTCCATTGACAAGCCCTATGACTATTGGGTGCCGGAGCCTTTTTCGGATTCAGCGTTGCTGGGCGTCCGGGTAACAGTACCCTTTGGCCGTGGAAACCGTACCTCGGAAGGGATTATTTTAGCACGTGCTATTGGCATCAAGCGTAAAACGCTCAAGCCTATCAGTTCTCTGCTGGACCGAGAACCGGTACTGGATCAGGATGGAATTGCCCTGGCCATCTGGATGCGCCAGCGGTATTTCTGCACATTGTTTGAGGCTGTGAAGACGATCTTACCCGCAGGCCTTTGGTATCGTCTGCGGGAGGTTTGGAGGCTGAAAAATCCAGAACTGGACCGCCTGAGTGCGGATAGGATGTCATCCTCCATTCCGCGGGCATTTCCAATATTGGACATACTATATGCAGCAGGCGGCAGCGCAGATGCAGAAACACTGCGAGCGGCGTGCGGAGAACAGACTGACGCAGTTCTGCGGGCACTGCAGAAAGCGGAGGTTGTGGTATGTGAGACCGCTGCCAAGCGAAAGATCGGTGATAAGTCTCGCCGCATGGCAGAGCTCTCTATGAGTGCGGAAGAGGCGCTGGCCCTTGTGGAGCCAAGGCGGCGTTCAGCGCCGCAGCGTTATGAGGTAGTGCGTTTGTTGGCTGCGGCAGGAAGGACTTCCGCCGCAGATATCTGTTATTTTACAGGCGCTTCCATGCGTACGCTGAGAGGATTGGAAAAGGCCGGGATTCTGACCTTTTCCGAGGAGGAGCTTCTTCGCCTTCCCATTCAGCGACAGGTAGGACCCGCGCCGCCGATTGTCCTCAACCCGGAACAGCAGGCGGCGTTTGACACCCTGACAGCGTTGCTCTCATCAGGCCAGCCTGAGGCGGCGCTATTGCATGGTGTTACTGGCAGCGGCAAGACGCTTGTTTACCTGCGTTTGGTACAAGAGGTTTTGAGGAAAGGCCGCACCGCCATCGTGTTGGTGCCGGAAATCGTGTTGACGCCCCAGATGATGCGCAAGTTTTCTGCTTACTTGGGCGAGACAGTAGCCATGCTCCACAGTTCCCTTCGTATGGGAGAGCGTTATGACCAGTGGAAGCGGATTCGCCGTGGGGAGATCCGCGTGGTGCTGGGGACACGTTCGGCCATCTTCGCGCCGCTGAAAAATCTGGGCGTGGTGATCCTGGATGAGGAACAGGAGAGCAGCTATCAATCTGAGAATCCGCCGCGCTACCACGCACGGGAGATTGCAAAATTTCTCTGCGCACGAAATCAAGCACTGTTGGTGCTTGGCTCTGCTACGCCGGCGGTAGAGACAGCCTATGGAGCGGAGAGCGGGGCCTATCGCGAGGTGTTGCTTCGTCAACGCTATAATGCCAGGAGCCTTCCTCGGGTGACGGTAGCGGATCTGCGCCAGGATATCCGAAACGGAAGGGCCGGCATGATCGGTGAGATTTTGCAGGCAGAGCTGATAGAGAATCTAGAGCGGGGAGAGCAGAGCATTTTACTGCTCAACCGCCGGGGCAGCAGCCGGATGCTTTTGTGCGGAGAGTGCGGACATGTACCGGAGTGTCCGCGGTGCAGCGTACCGCTGACTTATCACTCCGCCAATGGACGGCTGATGTGCCACTACTGCGGCCATTCCGAGCGGGCGCCGGAGTCCTGTCCGGCCTGTGGTGGCAGGATGAAGCAGATTGGCGCTGGCACCCAGAAAGTGGAGGAAGAGCTCCATGAGCTCTTACCGGGTGTCGGTGTTTTGCGGATGGATGCCGACACCGTTTCCAACGGACATGAAATGATCTTGAATCGATTTGAGCAGGAACACGTTCCGATTCTCCTGGGTACTCAGATGGTGGCCAAGGGATTGGATTTTGAGGATGTGACGCTGGTAGGCGTGCTCTCTGCGGACATTTCCCTTTATATGGACCACTACCGGGCTGCGGAGCGGACTTTTAATCTGCTGACCCAGGTGGTGGGACGGGCCGGCCGGGGCAGCCGGCCCGGGCGCGCGGTTATTCAAACCTATACACCGGACAACGAAGTGATTCAAAGCGCGGCCCGGCAGGACTACAAGAGCTTTTATCAAAGTGAGCTTCGCATGCGGCGCATGCGGCGTTATCCGCCCTTTGCAGATCTTTTTACCTTTACGGTTTCAGGACCGGAGGAGGGGAACGTACTGCGTGCAGCCATAGGCGTTCGAGAGGCATTGCGTCAAATTTGCCGCCTGCCGGAGTTGGCGGCTGACGAGCCGGAGGTACTGGGTCCCGCCCCGGCGCCGGTGTTGAAAGTCAACAACCGCTACCGCTATCGCATTTTACTGATCGGCCGAAATAACCGGCAAACGCGGGAGCAGGTGAGCTGGCTTTTGAAGCGGTTTGCCGGAGACCGCGCAAACCGCGGAACCAATTTATTTGTGGACTGCAATCCCCTGGAATAA
- the def gene encoding peptide deformylase — translation MALRKIVEQGEECLTKVCRPVEAFNRRLHDLLDDMAETLQNANGAGLAAPQVGVLRRACLVLDEKTEQYLELVNPVIIQQSGEQTGLEGCLSVPGKWGIVTRPNHVRVRAQDRNGKWFEVEGEGLTARAFCHEIEHLDGHLYTEHIDHFLTEEELRDYLEAEEQEAE, via the coding sequence ATGGCATTGCGGAAAATTGTAGAACAGGGTGAGGAGTGTCTGACCAAGGTCTGCCGCCCTGTGGAGGCGTTTAACCGCCGCCTGCATGACCTATTGGACGACATGGCGGAGACCCTGCAGAATGCCAATGGTGCCGGTCTGGCGGCACCGCAGGTGGGTGTGCTGCGGCGGGCCTGCCTGGTTCTGGATGAAAAGACGGAGCAGTATCTGGAGCTGGTTAATCCGGTGATCATCCAGCAAAGCGGTGAGCAGACCGGTCTGGAGGGCTGCCTGAGTGTTCCCGGTAAATGGGGCATTGTCACGCGTCCCAACCATGTGCGGGTACGGGCTCAGGACCGGAATGGCAAGTGGTTTGAGGTCGAAGGAGAGGGGTTGACCGCCCGAGCCTTCTGCCATGAGATTGAGCATCTGGATGGCCACCTGTATACCGAGCATATTGATCACTTCCTCACTGAAGAGGAACTCAGAGATTATCTGGAGGCCGAGGAGCAGGAGGCAGAGTAA